The following proteins are co-located in the Streptomyces sp. DT2A-34 genome:
- a CDS encoding MFS transporter produces the protein MTQTTNDQPTGRATSDATGTTRTSGALVPVLAFAGIVVAVMQTLLVPVIKDLPQLLDTTPSNATWVLTSTLLSGAVATPIMGRLGDLYGKRRMLISSLAVMVAGALISAFTSTLLLMIAGRTLQGFAMGAIPLGIGLMRDMLPRERLGSAMALMSSSIGVGGGLALPAAALVAQHADWHALFYGAAGLGVLAIVLTLLVVPESKVRAEGSFDTLGALGLSAGLVLFLLPITKGSDWGWTSGSTLGMFAASAAVLLLWGVYELRTQAPLVDLRTTARPAVLFTNLASIMVGVSFYVVSLVLPQLLQLPKETGYGLGQSMVVAGLLVAPLGLTMMFTAPVYARLSAKYGPKVTLILGLLIIAIGYGAGLGLMSAPWQSLVISVVLGAGIGLAYSSLPALIVGAVPASETGAANGLNTLMRSIGTSVSSAVIGIVLANTANNVGGVEIPTMHGFRISFLIATAAVAVGLLLALFLPKQRPAAAHPQLRASSEEDANLERAEQVLRGFRGRVLDAGGTPVPRAKVTLIDRRGRQAGATLSEQDGSYALAVPAQGSYVLAARADGHAPLASSATHAGDDSAVDVDLALPAETVTA, from the coding sequence ATGACACAAACGACCAACGACCAGCCCACCGGCAGAGCGACCTCCGACGCCACTGGCACCACCCGCACCTCCGGCGCCCTCGTCCCGGTCCTCGCCTTCGCGGGCATCGTTGTCGCGGTGATGCAGACCCTGCTCGTCCCGGTCATCAAGGACCTGCCGCAGCTGCTGGACACCACGCCCAGCAACGCCACCTGGGTCCTGACCTCGACGCTGCTCTCGGGCGCCGTCGCCACCCCGATCATGGGCCGCCTCGGGGACCTCTACGGCAAGCGGCGCATGCTGATATCCAGCCTGGCGGTGATGGTGGCCGGCGCTCTGATCAGCGCGTTCACCAGCACCCTCCTCCTCATGATCGCCGGACGCACCCTCCAGGGCTTCGCGATGGGCGCGATCCCGCTCGGCATCGGCCTCATGCGCGACATGCTGCCCCGCGAACGGCTCGGCTCGGCGATGGCCCTGATGAGCTCCTCGATCGGCGTCGGCGGCGGACTCGCGCTGCCCGCCGCGGCCCTGGTCGCCCAGCACGCAGACTGGCACGCCCTCTTCTACGGCGCCGCCGGCCTCGGTGTCCTCGCCATCGTCCTCACCCTCCTCGTCGTACCGGAGTCCAAGGTCCGCGCGGAAGGCTCCTTCGACACACTCGGCGCACTCGGCCTCTCCGCCGGCCTCGTCCTCTTCCTCCTGCCGATCACCAAGGGCAGCGACTGGGGCTGGACGTCGGGCAGCACGCTCGGCATGTTCGCCGCGTCGGCCGCCGTCCTCCTCCTCTGGGGCGTCTACGAGCTGCGCACCCAGGCCCCCCTCGTCGACCTGCGCACCACGGCCCGCCCGGCGGTCCTCTTCACCAACCTCGCGTCGATCATGGTCGGGGTCTCCTTCTACGTCGTCTCGCTCGTCCTCCCCCAGCTCCTCCAGCTCCCGAAGGAGACGGGCTACGGCCTCGGCCAGTCGATGGTCGTGGCAGGCCTGCTGGTTGCCCCGCTGGGCCTGACGATGATGTTCACCGCCCCTGTCTACGCCCGCCTCTCCGCGAAGTACGGCCCCAAGGTCACCCTCATCCTCGGCCTGCTGATCATCGCCATCGGCTACGGCGCCGGCCTCGGCCTGATGAGCGCCCCCTGGCAGAGCCTCGTCATCTCGGTTGTCCTCGGCGCGGGTATCGGCCTGGCCTACTCCTCCCTCCCCGCCCTGATCGTCGGCGCCGTCCCGGCCTCGGAGACGGGCGCGGCGAACGGCCTCAACACCCTGATGCGCTCCATCGGTACGTCCGTGTCGAGCGCCGTCATCGGCATAGTGCTGGCCAACACCGCGAACAACGTCGGCGGCGTCGAGATCCCGACGATGCACGGCTTCCGCATCTCCTTCCTGATCGCGACCGCCGCGGTCGCCGTAGGCCTGCTCCTGGCCCTCTTCCTCCCTAAGCAGCGCCCGGCCGCCGCCCACCCCCAGCTGCGCGCCAGCAGCGAGGAGGACGCCAACCTGGAGCGCGCCGAGCAGGTCCTGCGCGGCTTCCGCGGCCGCGTCCTGGACGCCGGCGGCACCCCCGTCCCCCGCGCCAAAGTGACCCTGATCGACCGCCGGGGCCGCCAGGCCGGCGCGACGCTCTCCGAGCAGGACGGCAGCTACGCCCTCGCCGTCCCCGCCCAGGGCTCCTACGTCCTGGCCGCCCGGGCCGACGGCCACGCCCCGCTCGCCTCGTCGGCGACGCACGCGGGCGACGACAGCGCGGTGGACGTGGACCTGGCGCTGCCGGCGGAGACGGTCACGGCCTGA
- a CDS encoding MFS transporter: MLEAADVSRASRRTVPPTWLVLTLACAGQFLVVLDVSVVNVALPSMRADLGLSAQGLQWVVNAYAIAFAGFMLLGGRAGDLYGRKRMFLVGLGLFTLASLAGGLAQQDWQLLVARAVQGLGAAVLAPSTLTILTAAVPEGAARARAIGTWTAVGAGGGAAGGLVGGVLVDVLSWRWVLLINVPVGAVVLAGAVWWLAEGRAGDGRRLDLPGAVLVTAGLATLAYGISQTEASGWSAAATVVPLLAGPALLGVFLVVESRTAAPLMPLGLFRVRAVSSANVAMFLCGSAMFCMWFFMTLYAQNVLGYTPLEAGLALVPSSLAVLVGSKLAPRLMPVLGARNVAVLGTVVAAVGFGWQSTMDVQGAYVISIMVPGILMMLGAGLGATPLAALATAGAQPGEAGLVSGLVNTSRTMGGSLGLAVMSTLAAARSGLAGDSAHSVHSHSAGSGVPQALTDGYALVFRTSAVVLVAGALLMLLWLPRKRSAS; the protein is encoded by the coding sequence ATGCTCGAAGCCGCCGACGTCTCCCGCGCCTCCCGCCGCACCGTACCGCCCACCTGGCTGGTGCTGACTCTCGCCTGCGCCGGGCAGTTCCTGGTCGTGCTCGACGTGTCCGTCGTGAACGTGGCGCTGCCGTCGATGCGGGCCGATCTGGGGCTGAGCGCGCAAGGCCTGCAATGGGTGGTGAACGCGTACGCGATCGCCTTCGCGGGGTTCATGCTGCTCGGCGGGCGGGCAGGCGATCTGTACGGCCGTAAGCGGATGTTCCTCGTCGGGCTCGGTCTGTTCACCCTGGCCTCGCTGGCCGGCGGGCTGGCCCAGCAGGACTGGCAGCTGTTGGTCGCGCGGGCCGTGCAGGGGCTGGGCGCGGCGGTGCTGGCGCCCTCGACGCTCACGATCCTGACGGCGGCGGTCCCGGAGGGGGCGGCGCGGGCGCGGGCGATCGGAACGTGGACCGCCGTCGGCGCGGGCGGTGGCGCGGCGGGCGGGCTCGTCGGCGGGGTGCTGGTGGATGTGCTGTCGTGGCGCTGGGTGCTGCTGATCAACGTGCCGGTGGGCGCGGTGGTGCTGGCCGGTGCCGTGTGGTGGCTCGCGGAGGGCCGGGCCGGGGACGGGCGGCGGCTGGATCTGCCTGGGGCGGTGCTGGTGACGGCCGGGCTGGCGACGCTGGCGTACGGCATTTCGCAGACGGAGGCCTCGGGCTGGTCGGCGGCCGCCACGGTCGTACCCCTGCTCGCGGGCCCGGCCCTGCTCGGTGTCTTCCTCGTCGTGGAGTCGCGTACGGCGGCTCCGCTGATGCCGCTCGGGCTGTTCCGGGTGCGGGCGGTGTCGTCGGCGAACGTGGCGATGTTCCTGTGCGGGTCGGCGATGTTCTGCATGTGGTTCTTCATGACGCTGTACGCGCAGAACGTCCTCGGCTACACCCCGCTGGAGGCCGGCCTGGCGCTGGTGCCGAGCTCGCTGGCCGTGCTCGTCGGCTCCAAGCTCGCGCCGCGGCTCATGCCGGTGCTGGGCGCGCGCAACGTGGCGGTGCTGGGCACGGTCGTCGCGGCTGTCGGCTTCGGCTGGCAGTCGACCATGGACGTGCAGGGCGCGTACGTCATCTCGATCATGGTGCCGGGGATCCTGATGATGCTGGGCGCGGGTCTGGGGGCGACCCCCCTCGCGGCGCTGGCCACGGCGGGGGCACAGCCGGGTGAGGCCGGGCTGGTGTCGGGGCTGGTCAACACCTCGCGCACGATGGGGGGTTCGCTGGGGCTCGCGGTCATGTCGACGCTGGCGGCGGCGCGTTCGGGGCTTGCGGGAGATTCAGCGCATTCAGTGCATTCGCATTCGGCGGGGAGCGGGGTGCCGCAGGCGCTGACGGACGGGTACGCGTTGGTGTTTCGTACGTCGGCGGTGGTGCTCGTGGCGGGGGCGCTGCTGATGCTGCTGTGGCTGCCGAGAAAAAGATCCGCGTCCTGA
- a CDS encoding SigE family RNA polymerase sigma factor, whose protein sequence is MGDRKAARDSEFQSFVIGRWPRLMRTAFLLTGEQHAAEDLVQSTLERVYVAWRSVGSADDPEAYVRRVMINAHARKHRRRLREFLAPKDDSGLVREVADTGDRIAQADDRSALLSALAQLPPRQREAVVLRYWEDLTETQTAEAMGCSVGAVKSNAAKGIAKLRAIPGLAEMVTQGGRKR, encoded by the coding sequence ATGGGGGATCGCAAGGCGGCTCGGGACTCGGAGTTCCAGAGCTTTGTCATCGGCCGCTGGCCGCGGCTGATGCGGACGGCATTTCTCCTCACGGGGGAGCAGCACGCCGCGGAGGATCTGGTTCAGTCGACGCTGGAGCGGGTCTACGTGGCCTGGCGCAGTGTCGGCTCGGCCGACGACCCGGAGGCGTATGTACGGCGCGTGATGATCAACGCGCACGCACGCAAACACCGCAGAAGGCTCAGGGAGTTCCTCGCGCCGAAGGACGACTCCGGCCTGGTGCGCGAGGTGGCGGACACCGGTGACCGCATCGCCCAGGCCGATGACCGCAGTGCCCTGCTGTCGGCGCTCGCCCAACTGCCGCCACGGCAGCGGGAGGCGGTGGTCCTGCGGTACTGGGAGGACCTGACCGAGACGCAGACGGCGGAGGCGATGGGCTGCTCCGTCGGCGCGGTGAAGAGCAACGCGGCCAAGGGGATCGCGAAACTCCGCGCCATACCGGGACTGGCCGAGATGGTGACGCAGGGAGGGCGTAAGCGATGA
- a CDS encoding response regulator transcription factor: MNETPRDHRPAKSIRVLLAEDQGMARGALALLLGMEPDIEVVAQVSAGDALVDTALAYRPDVALLDLELPVLSRLDAAAELRDQVPDCRVLILTTYGRPGHLRRAMEAGAAGFLVKDGPVEELTVAIRRVLTGETVIDPALSAAALSTGPNPLTARECEVLDASADGATVADIAGKLHLSESTVRDHFSSAIGKTGTRDRTEALREARRQGWL; this comes from the coding sequence GTGAACGAGACGCCCCGGGACCACCGGCCCGCCAAGTCCATCAGGGTCCTGCTCGCCGAGGACCAGGGCATGGCACGCGGGGCGCTCGCCTTACTACTCGGGATGGAGCCGGACATCGAGGTCGTGGCGCAGGTGTCGGCCGGGGACGCCCTCGTGGACACCGCCCTCGCCTACCGCCCGGACGTCGCCCTCCTCGACCTCGAACTCCCGGTCCTCAGCAGGCTGGACGCCGCGGCCGAGCTGCGCGACCAGGTCCCCGACTGCCGCGTACTGATCCTGACGACGTACGGCCGCCCCGGACATCTGCGCCGGGCCATGGAGGCGGGAGCCGCCGGTTTCCTGGTGAAGGACGGCCCGGTGGAGGAACTGACGGTCGCCATCCGCCGCGTCCTGACCGGCGAGACGGTGATCGACCCGGCCCTCTCGGCGGCTGCCCTCAGCACCGGCCCCAACCCGCTCACCGCCCGCGAGTGCGAGGTCCTCGACGCCTCGGCGGACGGCGCGACGGTCGCCGACATCGCCGGCAAGCTCCACCTCTCCGAGTCGACGGTCCGCGACCACTTCTCCTCCGCGATCGGCAAGACGGGCACCCGCGACCGGACGGAGGCGCTGCGGGAGGCACGTCGGCAGGGGTGGCTGTAG
- a CDS encoding MaoC/PaaZ C-terminal domain-containing protein has product MPIDAAKAVAAEPRTGEITWTSKDVQLYHLGIGAGTPATDPDELRYTLESRLHVLPSFATVAGSGSPGVINGLSMPGIEVDLARVLHGGQTLTIHRPIPAEGTATATGRIAAVYDKGKAAVLVMRTDVADADGPLWTNDAQIFVRGEGGWGGDRGPSARLEPPVGEPTRTVERPVREDQALLYRLSGDWNPLHADPEFAKVAGFERPILHGLCTYGMTLKAVVDTLLGGDVTRVRSYTTRFAGVVYPGETLRIRMWRQEGDAVRVAVSAVERDDAPVLADTVVEHA; this is encoded by the coding sequence ATGCCCATCGACGCGGCCAAGGCCGTCGCAGCAGAGCCCCGGACGGGCGAGATCACCTGGACCTCCAAGGACGTGCAGCTCTACCACCTCGGTATCGGAGCGGGCACCCCGGCGACCGACCCCGACGAGCTGCGCTACACCCTGGAGTCCCGGCTGCACGTCCTGCCGAGCTTCGCCACCGTCGCGGGCTCCGGCTCGCCCGGCGTGATCAACGGCCTGTCCATGCCCGGCATCGAGGTCGACCTCGCCCGCGTCCTGCACGGCGGGCAGACGCTGACGATCCACCGGCCCATCCCGGCCGAGGGCACCGCGACCGCCACCGGCCGCATCGCCGCCGTCTACGACAAGGGCAAGGCGGCCGTGCTCGTGATGCGCACCGACGTCGCGGACGCCGACGGCCCGCTGTGGACCAACGACGCCCAGATCTTCGTCCGCGGAGAGGGCGGTTGGGGCGGTGACCGGGGACCGTCCGCCCGTCTCGAACCCCCCGTCGGCGAGCCCACCCGGACCGTCGAGCGGCCCGTCCGTGAGGACCAGGCCCTGCTGTACCGCCTGTCCGGCGACTGGAACCCGCTGCACGCCGACCCGGAGTTCGCCAAGGTCGCCGGTTTCGAGCGGCCCATCCTGCACGGGCTGTGCACCTACGGCATGACCCTCAAGGCGGTCGTCGACACGCTGCTCGGCGGGGACGTGACCCGGGTGCGCTCGTACACCACCCGGTTCGCCGGGGTCGTGTACCCGGGGGAGACCCTGCGCATCCGCATGTGGCGGCAGGAGGGCGACGCCGTCCGGGTGGCCGTGAGCGCGGTCGAGCGGGACGACGCGCCCGTCCTCGCCGACACCGTCGTCGAGCACGCCTGA
- a CDS encoding Zn-dependent alcohol dehydrogenase, with product MRAAVLHEIGQDKLEVLDDVEAVGFGPGKVRVRVRATGLCHSDLSAMAGVLPQPGPFVPGHEGAGEIVEVGEGVSRLKPGDRVVVCWLPACGACPACKRGQTELCLAGFMNAGAPNFKRPGGTPSDVFGFAGTGTFAEEVVVDAGCAVPIPDDVPFDIAALIGCGVTTGLGAALNTADVEAGSSVAVIGCGGVGISAIQGARLKGAAEIVAVDPVASRRESALRFGATRAVSPDELADAKQQVTAGEGFDYVFEVVGKSATARTAYETTRRGGTLVVVGAGAMDDFLQLNMFELFFDEKRILPSMYGGGDVLRSYERTIALWRAGRIDLAGLITHRVPLADVNEALDQMRTGTALRTCIEI from the coding sequence ATGCGAGCAGCCGTACTGCACGAGATCGGTCAGGACAAGCTCGAGGTCCTCGACGACGTCGAGGCGGTGGGCTTCGGGCCCGGCAAGGTGAGGGTCCGGGTGCGGGCGACCGGGCTGTGCCACTCGGACCTGTCCGCGATGGCGGGGGTGCTTCCGCAGCCGGGGCCGTTCGTGCCCGGTCACGAGGGCGCGGGCGAGATCGTCGAAGTCGGGGAGGGCGTGAGCCGCCTGAAGCCCGGCGACCGGGTCGTCGTCTGCTGGCTGCCCGCCTGCGGCGCCTGTCCCGCCTGCAAGCGCGGCCAGACCGAGCTGTGCCTGGCCGGGTTCATGAACGCCGGCGCCCCCAACTTCAAGCGCCCCGGCGGCACTCCGTCGGACGTCTTCGGCTTCGCCGGTACCGGTACCTTCGCCGAGGAGGTCGTCGTCGACGCCGGATGCGCGGTGCCGATCCCCGACGACGTGCCCTTCGACATCGCCGCCCTCATCGGCTGCGGGGTGACCACGGGGCTCGGCGCCGCACTCAACACCGCGGACGTGGAGGCCGGTTCGTCGGTCGCCGTCATCGGCTGCGGCGGCGTCGGGATCTCCGCGATCCAGGGCGCCCGGCTCAAGGGGGCCGCCGAGATCGTCGCCGTCGACCCGGTCGCCTCGCGCCGGGAGTCCGCGCTCAGGTTCGGGGCCACCAGGGCCGTTTCGCCGGACGAGCTGGCCGACGCCAAGCAGCAGGTCACCGCCGGCGAGGGCTTCGACTACGTCTTCGAGGTCGTCGGCAAGTCCGCCACCGCCCGCACGGCCTACGAGACCACCCGGCGCGGCGGCACACTCGTGGTCGTGGGCGCCGGAGCGATGGACGACTTCCTCCAGCTCAACATGTTCGAGCTGTTCTTCGACGAGAAGCGGATCCTGCCGTCCATGTACGGCGGCGGAGACGTCCTGCGCTCCTACGAGCGGACGATCGCGCTCTGGCGCGCGGGCCGCATCGACCTCGCCGGCCTGATCACCCACCGCGTGCCGCTGGCCGACGTCAACGAGGCCCTGGACCAGATGCGGACGGGCACGGCGCTGCGTACGTGCATCGAGATCTGA
- a CDS encoding 3-oxoacyl-ACP reductase, translating to MSLPLQGLSAIVTGAGRGLGRAEALELARLGAAVVVNDYGQPGRDGSGEASTGPAEEVAAEIRKAGGRALAHTGDVADFQQAGQLVELAIAEFGKLDILVNNAGILRDRMVFSMAEEEWDSVIRVHLKGHFNTIRFAAAHWRERSKAAGGPVYGRVVNTSSEAFLAGSAGQPNYAAAKGGIVGLTTSTALALAKYGVTANAICPRARTRMTEDVFAGLDQPDHGLDPLAPEHVAPLVGYLASPAAARINGQLLVVHGGMVAIVERPRVAAKFDSKQEAFTYDELDAVLGPHYADRPQGETFGAVEALGLKRT from the coding sequence ATGTCATTGCCACTCCAGGGACTGTCCGCCATCGTCACCGGCGCCGGCCGCGGTCTGGGCCGGGCCGAGGCGCTCGAACTCGCCCGGCTCGGCGCGGCCGTCGTCGTCAACGACTACGGGCAGCCGGGCCGGGACGGCTCGGGCGAGGCCTCCACCGGGCCCGCCGAGGAGGTCGCCGCCGAGATACGGAAGGCGGGCGGCAGGGCGCTCGCCCACACCGGGGACGTCGCCGACTTCCAACAGGCCGGTCAGCTGGTCGAGTTGGCGATCGCCGAGTTCGGCAAGCTGGACATCCTGGTCAACAACGCGGGCATCCTGCGCGACCGCATGGTCTTCTCCATGGCGGAGGAGGAGTGGGACTCGGTGATCCGGGTCCACCTCAAGGGCCACTTCAACACCATCCGCTTCGCCGCCGCGCACTGGCGCGAGCGGTCCAAGGCGGCGGGAGGGCCGGTCTACGGGCGAGTCGTGAACACCTCGTCGGAGGCGTTCCTCGCGGGTTCCGCGGGACAGCCCAACTACGCGGCGGCCAAGGGCGGAATCGTCGGGCTCACCACCTCCACGGCCCTCGCGCTCGCCAAGTACGGCGTGACGGCGAACGCCATCTGCCCACGCGCCCGGACCCGTATGACCGAGGACGTCTTCGCGGGCCTCGACCAGCCGGACCACGGCCTGGACCCGCTCGCTCCCGAGCATGTCGCCCCACTCGTCGGCTACTTGGCCTCGCCCGCCGCCGCCCGGATCAACGGCCAGCTGCTCGTCGTGCACGGCGGCATGGTCGCGATCGTCGAACGGCCGCGGGTCGCCGCGAAGTTCGACAGCAAGCAGGAGGCCTTCACGTACGACGAGCTGGACGCCGTACTCGGTCCGCACTACGCGGACCGGCCGCAGGGGGAGACCTTCGGTGCGGTGGAGGCGCTGGGCCTGAAGAGGACGTAG
- a CDS encoding Nif3-like dinuclear metal center hexameric protein: MPRLSEVIAALENLWPAERAESWDAVGTVVGDPDQEVSRVLFAVDPVQEIVDEAVKLGADLLVTHHPLYLRGTTTVAASTFKGRVVHTLIKNDIALHVAHTNADTADPGVSDALAGALDLRVVRPLVPDPTDPDGRRGLGRVCELDHPVTVRELAARAAERLPATAQGIRVAGDPEATVRTIAVSGGSGDSLFDQVRAAGVDAFLTADLRHHPASEAVAHSPLALLDAAHWATEWPWCELAAAQLDEISDRNGWDLRVHVSKTVTDPWTAHAASTAHPSPATTLPTSASRAPSHSTSGAPN; encoded by the coding sequence GTGCCCCGTCTGTCTGAAGTCATCGCCGCGCTGGAGAACCTGTGGCCCGCCGAGCGGGCCGAGTCCTGGGACGCGGTCGGCACCGTCGTGGGCGACCCCGACCAGGAGGTCTCCCGGGTCCTGTTCGCCGTCGACCCGGTCCAGGAGATCGTGGACGAGGCGGTGAAACTGGGCGCCGACCTGCTGGTCACCCACCACCCGCTCTACCTGCGCGGGACGACGACGGTCGCCGCCTCCACCTTCAAGGGCCGGGTCGTCCACACCCTGATCAAGAACGACATCGCGCTGCACGTCGCGCACACCAACGCGGACACGGCCGACCCGGGAGTCAGTGACGCGCTGGCCGGTGCGCTCGATCTGCGGGTCGTGCGACCGCTGGTGCCGGACCCGACCGACCCGGACGGCCGCCGCGGCCTGGGCCGCGTCTGCGAGCTCGACCACCCGGTCACCGTCCGCGAACTCGCCGCCCGCGCCGCCGAACGGCTGCCCGCCACCGCACAGGGCATCCGCGTGGCCGGCGACCCCGAGGCGACGGTCCGCACCATCGCCGTCAGCGGCGGCTCCGGCGACAGCCTCTTCGACCAGGTGCGCGCCGCCGGCGTCGACGCCTTCCTCACCGCGGACCTCCGCCACCACCCGGCGTCCGAGGCCGTCGCCCACAGTCCTCTCGCGCTGCTCGACGCGGCGCACTGGGCCACCGAATGGCCCTGGTGCGAGCTGGCCGCCGCCCAGCTCGACGAGATCTCCGACCGCAACGGATGGGACCTGCGCGTCCACGTCTCGAAGACGGTCACCGACCCCTGGACCGCCCACGCGGCATCCACCGCCCACCCGTCGCCCGCCACCACCCTTCCAACGAGCGCTTCGCGCGCCCCCTCCCACTCGACATCTGGAGCCCCCAACTGA
- a CDS encoding zinc ribbon domain-containing protein, with amino-acid sequence MNAEPADQIRLLDVQALDVRLQQLAHKRKSLPEHAEIETLSKDHTQLRDLLVAAQTEESDCAREQTKAEQDVDQVRQRAARDQQRLDSGAITSPKDLENLQHEIASLAKRQGDLEDIVLEVMERRESAQERVAELTERVGSVQSKIDDATARRDAAFKEIDGEVATVTKEREVIAAAVPADLLKLYDKLRQQQGGVGAARLYQRTCQGCRQELAITELSEIRAAAPNTVVRCENCRRILVRTSESGL; translated from the coding sequence CTGAACGCCGAGCCCGCCGACCAGATCCGCCTCCTCGACGTCCAGGCCCTCGACGTCCGTCTCCAGCAGCTCGCGCACAAGCGGAAGTCGCTGCCGGAGCACGCCGAGATCGAGACGCTGAGCAAGGACCACACGCAGCTGCGTGACCTGCTCGTGGCCGCGCAGACCGAGGAGAGCGACTGCGCCCGCGAGCAGACCAAGGCCGAGCAGGACGTGGACCAGGTGCGCCAGCGCGCCGCCCGCGACCAGCAGCGCCTGGACTCCGGCGCCATCACCTCCCCGAAGGACCTGGAGAACCTCCAGCACGAGATCGCCTCCCTCGCCAAGCGCCAGGGCGACCTGGAGGACATCGTCCTGGAGGTCATGGAGCGCCGTGAGTCCGCGCAGGAGCGGGTCGCCGAGCTGACCGAGCGCGTCGGCTCCGTCCAGTCGAAGATCGACGACGCGACCGCCCGCCGGGACGCGGCGTTCAAGGAGATCGACGGCGAGGTGGCGACGGTGACGAAGGAGCGCGAGGTCATCGCGGCCGCCGTCCCGGCCGACCTCCTCAAGCTCTACGACAAGCTGCGCCAGCAGCAGGGCGGCGTCGGCGCGGCCAGGCTGTACCAGCGCACCTGCCAGGGCTGCCGTCAGGAGCTCGCCATCACCGAGCTGAGCGAGATCCGCGCGGCGGCGCCGAACACGGTGGTGCGGTGCGAGAACTGCCGCCGGATTCTGGTGCGCACCTCCGAGTCCGGCCTGTAG
- a CDS encoding bifunctional RNase H/acid phosphatase, translated as MREFIVEADGGSRGNPGPAGYGAVVVDAATGQTLAEAAEYIGIATNNVAEYRGLLAGLRAARELDPTATVHVRMDSKLVIEQMSGRWKIKHPDMKPLAFEAARILPATQVTYEWIPREQNKHADRLANEAMDAGKRGEQWSAAASTAELEAADARTAPAAVTDAAAAAAVTEEIAVTAAEPEPSGPPTDAAAKAAADVRAARTVATPSSGWAPADMGAPATFVLLRHGETPLTPQKRFSGSGGTDPSLSDIGREQAERVGAALARRGTIQAIVASPLARTRETAGIVAARLGLDVTVDDGLRETDFGAWEGLTFGEVRERYPDDLTAWLADPEARPTGDGESFAATATRIAATRDKLIAAYTGRTVLLVSHVTPIKTFVRLALGAPPESLFRMELSAASLSAVAYYADGNASVRLFNDTSHLRA; from the coding sequence GTGCGGGAGTTCATCGTCGAGGCCGACGGCGGTTCACGGGGCAACCCGGGGCCGGCGGGCTACGGTGCCGTGGTCGTCGACGCGGCCACGGGTCAGACGCTGGCCGAGGCGGCCGAGTACATCGGCATCGCCACGAACAACGTCGCCGAGTACCGGGGCCTGCTCGCCGGCCTGCGCGCCGCACGTGAGCTGGATCCGACGGCCACGGTCCACGTCCGGATGGACTCCAAGCTGGTCATCGAGCAGATGTCGGGTCGCTGGAAGATCAAGCACCCCGACATGAAGCCGCTGGCGTTCGAGGCGGCGCGGATCCTGCCGGCGACGCAGGTGACGTACGAGTGGATCCCCCGGGAGCAGAACAAGCACGCCGACCGGCTGGCCAACGAGGCGATGGACGCCGGAAAGCGGGGGGAACAGTGGTCGGCGGCGGCTTCCACGGCGGAGCTGGAGGCGGCCGACGCGAGGACTGCGCCGGCCGCCGTGACGGACGCGGCCGCGGCGGCCGCGGTGACCGAGGAGATCGCCGTGACCGCGGCGGAGCCCGAGCCGTCCGGCCCGCCGACAGACGCCGCCGCGAAGGCAGCGGCCGATGTCAGGGCCGCGCGCACCGTGGCCACGCCCTCGTCCGGCTGGGCTCCCGCCGACATGGGGGCGCCGGCCACCTTCGTGCTGCTGCGGCACGGGGAGACGCCGCTCACCCCCCAGAAGCGGTTCTCCGGCAGTGGCGGTACCGATCCGTCCCTCTCCGACATCGGCCGGGAGCAGGCCGAGCGCGTGGGCGCCGCCCTCGCCCGGCGCGGCACCATCCAGGCCATCGTGGCGTCGCCGCTCGCCCGTACCCGGGAGACCGCCGGCATCGTCGCCGCCCGCCTCGGCCTCGACGTGACCGTCGACGACGGGCTGCGCGAGACCGACTTCGGCGCCTGGGAGGGGCTCACCTTCGGCGAGGTCCGCGAGCGCTACCCGGACGACCTCACCGCCTGGCTGGCCGACCCGGAGGCCCGCCCCACCGGCGACGGCGAGAGCTTCGCGGCGACCGCGACCCGCATCGCCGCCACCCGCGACAAGCTGATCGCGGCGTACACGGGCCGCACGGTCCTCCTCGTCTCGCACGTCACCCCGATCAAGACGTTCGTACGCCTTGCCCTGGGCGCCCCACCCGAGTCCCTGTTCCGCATGGAACTCTCGGCGGCCTCCCTCTCGGCGGTGGCGTACTACGCCGACGGCAACGCGAGCGTACGGCTCTTCAACGACACGTCACACCTGCGCGCCTGA